Proteins found in one Larimichthys crocea isolate SSNF chromosome I, L_crocea_2.0, whole genome shotgun sequence genomic segment:
- the cfap100 gene encoding cilia- and flagella-associated protein 100 isoform X1, with protein MTTVNTNAAKSNPEPVQRRIPEATSEMSSPQPKISSCSTAVSETDGAAKSHNPDTRRKRRETRQSPFKVPDSNSMFLKSMNEKQDRKEEMRKFLALPIHEKKTQTARTMAKLTKELVEQVEEDEEEQEQEQEEEGKEKMKNQKQIKSRTVLPKETPRRHELKMAMMKRENFTKESKHDLMAMERQKAVLELSLMTKRSEIMRMDKAIAKEEAQLEQLGKIIERDNLNFEESLRENEKKSVEARTFFEQEARSKQEKNIEIKKLTAEIVTIKGEMERFEETLIDYKRYKDLLFKLSPPEWQEAQKTKALKAKDKNREAEESATGNGVENKDSSPGRELPSVRETRQSSADSDTRIIDSKPDSDSSEYEDEPELYFTNPQQLLDLVTELTEQNLSLIQNSTRVEETLEELQQSLEITRKKIQKDEEQMTLQINDMKQRIDKEKSRGVKLKLMVQLHISLNTEDQDVMLDALGEKVAEVHGSCVDERLTNLNTVEKLANIENHMSSLLESLDGIPGESLEMMKKIKDSEKRTRQREEKLVEQREKQKERMRRYLERSLADSKKVNVRKLMPRCMPVAQKVKVSHVDSTPAEDEFYASLYTYDDVE; from the exons atgacaacagtcAACACAAACGCTG CTAAATCAAACCCTGAGCCAGTGCAGCGCCGGATACCAGAAGCAACCTCAGAGATGTCATCACCACAGCCCA AGATTTCTTCATGCAGCACTGCTGTTTCAGAGACTGATGGGGCTGCCAAATCACACAATCCAG acacaaggaggaagaggagggagactcGACAGAGCCCATTCAAAGTGCCAGACAGTAATAGTATGTTTCTCAAGAGTATGAATGAAAAGCAAGACCGAAAAgag GAGATGCGTAAATTCCTGGCTTTGCCAATTCATGAGAAGAAGACCCAGACTGCAAGAACGATGGCCAAACTGACAAAAGAGCTGGTAGAACAAGtagaggaggacgaggaggagcaggagcaggagcaggaggaggaaggaaaggagaagatgaagaatcaaaaacaaatcaagagCAGGACGGTTCTCCCTAAAGAAACACCCAGGAGACATGAGCTGAAGATGGCCATGATGAAACGAG AAAACTTTACAAAGGAAAGCAAACATGACTTAATGGCCATGGAACGGCAGAAAGCAGTGTTGGAG TTATCTCTGATGACGAAGAGGTCCGAGATTATGAGGATGGACAAAGCCATTGCAAAAGAAGAGGCCCAGCTGGAACAGCTCGGAAAGATCATCGAGAGAGACAACCTTAACTTTGAGGAATCCCTCAGGGAGAACGAGAAGAAGTCTGTGGAGGCCAGAACATT TTTTGAACAGGAGGCCAGGTCCAAACAGGAGAAGAATATTGAGATCAAGAAACTGACTGCTGAAATAGTGACAATAAAAGG TGAAATGGAACGTTTTGAAGAGACCCTGATAGACTACAAGAGATACAAAGATCTCCTGTTCAAGTTGTCTCCTCCAGAGTGGCAGGAGGCCCAGAAGACCAAGGCTTTGAAAGCTAAAGACAAGAACAGGGAGGCTGAGGAGTCAGCTACTGGGAACG GTGTGGAAAATAAAGATTCCAGTCCAGGTAGAGAGCTGCCCTCCGTCAGAGAGACCAGGCAGTCCTCAGCTGACAGCGACACACG GATCATAGACTCTAAACCGGATAGTGACAGCTCAGAATATGAG GATGAGCCAGAGCTGTACTTCACTAATCCCCAGCAGCTACTGGATCTGGTGACAGAGCTGACGGAGCAGAACTTGTCCTTGATTCAGAACTCTACGAGGGTGGAAGAAACACTGGAAGAGCTCCAGCAGTCCCTGGAGATAACCAGGAAAAAGAT TCAAAAGGATGAAGAGCAGATGACACTGCAGATAAACGACATGAAACAGAGAATCGACAAAGAGAAGTCAAGAGGCGTCAAGCTCAAACTGATGGTTCAGCTCCACATCTCATTGAACACAGAAGACCAG GATGTTATGTTGGATGCTCTGGGCGAGAAGGTGGCCGAGGTCCATGGCTCCTGCGTGGATGAAAGGCTGACCAACCTCAACACCGTGGAGAAGCTGGCCAATATTGAAAACCATATGTCTTCACTACTGGAGAGCCTTGATGGCATTCCTGGAGAAAGCTtagagatgatgaagaagatcaAGGACAGTGAGAAGAGGACCAG ACAGCGTGAAGAAAAACTGGtcgagcagagagagaaacagaaggaaagGATGAGGAGGTACTTAGAGAGATCCCTCGCTGACTCCAAGAAAGTA aatgTGAGAAAGCTCATGCCAAGATGCATGCCTGTCGCCCAGAAAGTCAAAGTCAGCCATGTGGACAGCACACCGGCTGAAGATGAGTTCTACGCCTCCCTCTACACCTATGACGAtgtagagtaa
- the cfap100 gene encoding cilia- and flagella-associated protein 100 isoform X2 — MSSPQPKISSCSTAVSETDGAAKSHNPDTRRKRRETRQSPFKVPDSNSMFLKSMNEKQDRKEEMRKFLALPIHEKKTQTARTMAKLTKELVEQVEEDEEEQEQEQEEEGKEKMKNQKQIKSRTVLPKETPRRHELKMAMMKRENFTKESKHDLMAMERQKAVLELSLMTKRSEIMRMDKAIAKEEAQLEQLGKIIERDNLNFEESLRENEKKSVEARTFFEQEARSKQEKNIEIKKLTAEIVTIKGEMERFEETLIDYKRYKDLLFKLSPPEWQEAQKTKALKAKDKNREAEESATGNGVENKDSSPGRELPSVRETRQSSADSDTRIIDSKPDSDSSEYEDEPELYFTNPQQLLDLVTELTEQNLSLIQNSTRVEETLEELQQSLEITRKKIQKDEEQMTLQINDMKQRIDKEKSRGVKLKLMVQLHISLNTEDQDVMLDALGEKVAEVHGSCVDERLTNLNTVEKLANIENHMSSLLESLDGIPGESLEMMKKIKDSEKRTRQREEKLVEQREKQKERMRRYLERSLADSKKVNVRKLMPRCMPVAQKVKVSHVDSTPAEDEFYASLYTYDDVE, encoded by the exons ATGTCATCACCACAGCCCA AGATTTCTTCATGCAGCACTGCTGTTTCAGAGACTGATGGGGCTGCCAAATCACACAATCCAG acacaaggaggaagaggagggagactcGACAGAGCCCATTCAAAGTGCCAGACAGTAATAGTATGTTTCTCAAGAGTATGAATGAAAAGCAAGACCGAAAAgag GAGATGCGTAAATTCCTGGCTTTGCCAATTCATGAGAAGAAGACCCAGACTGCAAGAACGATGGCCAAACTGACAAAAGAGCTGGTAGAACAAGtagaggaggacgaggaggagcaggagcaggagcaggaggaggaaggaaaggagaagatgaagaatcaaaaacaaatcaagagCAGGACGGTTCTCCCTAAAGAAACACCCAGGAGACATGAGCTGAAGATGGCCATGATGAAACGAG AAAACTTTACAAAGGAAAGCAAACATGACTTAATGGCCATGGAACGGCAGAAAGCAGTGTTGGAG TTATCTCTGATGACGAAGAGGTCCGAGATTATGAGGATGGACAAAGCCATTGCAAAAGAAGAGGCCCAGCTGGAACAGCTCGGAAAGATCATCGAGAGAGACAACCTTAACTTTGAGGAATCCCTCAGGGAGAACGAGAAGAAGTCTGTGGAGGCCAGAACATT TTTTGAACAGGAGGCCAGGTCCAAACAGGAGAAGAATATTGAGATCAAGAAACTGACTGCTGAAATAGTGACAATAAAAGG TGAAATGGAACGTTTTGAAGAGACCCTGATAGACTACAAGAGATACAAAGATCTCCTGTTCAAGTTGTCTCCTCCAGAGTGGCAGGAGGCCCAGAAGACCAAGGCTTTGAAAGCTAAAGACAAGAACAGGGAGGCTGAGGAGTCAGCTACTGGGAACG GTGTGGAAAATAAAGATTCCAGTCCAGGTAGAGAGCTGCCCTCCGTCAGAGAGACCAGGCAGTCCTCAGCTGACAGCGACACACG GATCATAGACTCTAAACCGGATAGTGACAGCTCAGAATATGAG GATGAGCCAGAGCTGTACTTCACTAATCCCCAGCAGCTACTGGATCTGGTGACAGAGCTGACGGAGCAGAACTTGTCCTTGATTCAGAACTCTACGAGGGTGGAAGAAACACTGGAAGAGCTCCAGCAGTCCCTGGAGATAACCAGGAAAAAGAT TCAAAAGGATGAAGAGCAGATGACACTGCAGATAAACGACATGAAACAGAGAATCGACAAAGAGAAGTCAAGAGGCGTCAAGCTCAAACTGATGGTTCAGCTCCACATCTCATTGAACACAGAAGACCAG GATGTTATGTTGGATGCTCTGGGCGAGAAGGTGGCCGAGGTCCATGGCTCCTGCGTGGATGAAAGGCTGACCAACCTCAACACCGTGGAGAAGCTGGCCAATATTGAAAACCATATGTCTTCACTACTGGAGAGCCTTGATGGCATTCCTGGAGAAAGCTtagagatgatgaagaagatcaAGGACAGTGAGAAGAGGACCAG ACAGCGTGAAGAAAAACTGGtcgagcagagagagaaacagaaggaaagGATGAGGAGGTACTTAGAGAGATCCCTCGCTGACTCCAAGAAAGTA aatgTGAGAAAGCTCATGCCAAGATGCATGCCTGTCGCCCAGAAAGTCAAAGTCAGCCATGTGGACAGCACACCGGCTGAAGATGAGTTCTACGCCTCCCTCTACACCTATGACGAtgtagagtaa
- the syvn1 gene encoding E3 ubiquitin-protein ligase synoviolin, whose translation MVRAALVTATSLALTGAVVAHAYLLKHQFYPTVVYLTKSSPSMAVLYIQAFVLVFLLGKFMRKVFFGQLRAAEMEHLIERSWYAVTETCLAFTVFRDDFSPRFVALFTLLLFLKCFHWLAEDRVDFMERSPNISWLFHMRVLSLMGLLGVLDFLFVNHACHSIITRGASVQLVFGFEYAILLTMVLTTFIKYLLHTIDLQSENPWDNKAVYMLYTELFTGFIKVLLYIAFMTIMIKVHTFPLFAIRPMYLAMRQFKKAVTDAIMSRRAIRNMNTLYPDATPEDLQASDNVCIICREEMVTGAKKLPCNHIFHSSCLRSWFQRQQTCPTCRMDVLRASNNNQTPAPAQAPPPAPAAPANAPAAPPANVAPGMLPGFPPGIFPFWGPFPAVPPPPAAAVAAPGGTDAPQSSTEATQTAASSQPTSSTADAAAAAPGTGLPGFPFSFPPPPFPTAPWLPMPPPPPFVSSMPPPPPSLSRLSEEELRELEAEGRRGLEARLQCLQNIHTLLDAAMLNIHHYLSTVATLAPPRAEASGTNHTASSAAAGSSTDSASQATDSASSEQATVSSQPADSTSAASDTERQELPDEGVVVGEEDGEPNAAELRRRRLRKLETATTSSSSSSPPPDN comes from the exons ATGGTACGAGCAGCGTTGGTGACTGCCACCAGTCTGGCTTTGACTGGGGCTGTGGTGGCGCATGCTTACCTCCTCAAACACCAGTTCTACCCGACTGTGGTCTACCTCACCAAGAGCAGCCCCAGCATGGCG GTGTTGTACATTCAGGcgtttgtgttggtgtttctGCTGGGAAAGTTCATGAGGAAGGTCTTTTTTGGACAGCTAAGAGCTGCAGAAATGGAG CATCTCATTGAACGCTCCTGGTACGCAGTGACGGAGACGTGCCTGGCTTTCACTGTGTTCAGAGATGACTTCTCCCCCCGCTTTGTCGCCCTCTTCACCCTCCTGCTCTTCCTTAAGTGCTTCCACTGGCTGGCTGAGGACCGTGTAGACTTT atggAACGGAGTCCAAACATATCTTGGCTTTTTCACATGAGAGTGTTAT ctCTCATGGGACTCCTGGGTGTCCTGGACTTCCTGTTTGTTAACCATGCCTGTCACAGCATCATTACCCGAGGAGCCTCGGTCCAGCTCGTTTTTGGATTTGAG TATGCCATCCTGCTGACCATGGTGCTGACGACCTTCATTAAATACCTTCTGCACACGATCGACCTGCAGAGTGAGAATCCGTGGGACAACAAGGCGGTTTATATGCTCTACACTGAGCTCTTCACAG GTTTCATCAAAGTGCTCCTGTACATCGCCTTCATGACCATCATGATAAAGGTCCACACCTTCCCCCTGTTTGCCATTCGGCCCATGTATCTGGCTATGAG GCAGTTCAAGAAAGCTGTGACGGATGCTATAATGTCTCGGAGAGCCATCCGCAACATGAATACGCT atACCCCGATGCTACTCCTGAAGACCTGCAGGCCTCTGACAACGTCTGCATCATCTGTCGAGAGGAAATGGTCACTGGAGCCAAGAAACTGCCGTGTAATCACATTTTCCACTCCAG CTGTCTGCGTTCCTGGTTCCAGAGGCAACAGACTTGTCCTACCTGTCGCATGGACGTCCTTCGGGCGTCTAATAACAATCAGACTCCAGCACCGGCGCAGGCACCGCCCCCTGCTCCGGCAGCCCCCGCCAACGCTCCTGCAGCCCCACCGGCCAATG TGGCTCCAGGCATGTTACCTGGCTTTCCTCCCGGCATCTTCCCATTCTGGGGTCCCTTCCCTGCAGTGCCTCCTCCCCCTGCTGCAGCAGTGGCAGCTCCCGGCGGTACAGACGCTCcacaaagcagcacagaggcTACACAGACGGCTG cttccAGCCAGCCCACCTCGTCGACTGCAGACGCCGCTGCAGCCGCTCCAGGAACAGGACTCCCAGGTTTccccttctccttccctcctccacccttccCCACTGCACCATGGCTGCCCAtgccaccacctcctcccttcG tgTCATCgatgcctcctcctcctccgtctctgtCCCGGCTGtcagaggaggagctgagggagCTGGAGGCAGAAGGCCGACGGGGCCTCGAGGCCCGGCTCCAGTGTCTGCAGAACATTCACACCCTGCTGGACGCCGCCATGCTCAACATCCACCACTACCTCAGCACCGTCGCCACACTTGC TCCTCCTCGGGCTGAGGCCAGTGGGACAAACCACACTGCTTCATCTGCTGCGGCTGGCAGCAGCACGGACAGCGCCAGCCAGGCGACGGACTCTGCCAGCT CTGAGCAGGCTACAGTCTCCTCTCAGCCAGCCGACTCTACATCTGCTGCCTCGGACACGGAAAGACAAGAGCTGCCTGACGAAGGAGTGGTGGTCGGGGAGGAAGACGGAGAGCCCAACGCTGCTGAGCTGAGGCGCCGTCGCCTTCGTAAGCTAGAGACGGCGacaacatcatcttcatcatcttcaccccCGCCAGACAACTGA
- the gpr137 gene encoding integral membrane protein GPR137: protein MEAPVTAAPSPNFSTLPPPFPLQPAIAPSVQLGFTVFYTTLYAGLFLVVYVQLWLLYFYRHKRWSYQSVFLFLCLLWAALRTTLFSFYFHNALEANHLPVVAYWLLYCFPVCLQFFTLSLINLYFTKVLLKVREIYNSEVDKRLWLARCVYAALSAVFLCVNVVCAALRDGGGSGKQTWNLVLVRVLVNDSLFILEAVLLAALLLLLTRHSHSTSPYLISKGTTVWRTAALGAGVILLFASRGCYNLTVLILSQTQRVESFNFDWYNVSDQADLRNELGDRGYLAFGIILFIWELLPTSLLILIFRVRRPTQESSSMAISNRVLPRPYFFDDPQGSDEDAPVPWARSSHSQASWYGSETAPLLFASNIPNQNLQHHSLYSTPQN from the exons ATGGAAGCTCCCGTCACAGCTGCCCCCTCTCCCAACTTTTCCACACTTCCTCCCCCGTTCCCCCTGCAACCAGCCATCGCCCCCTCGGTCCAGCTCGGCTTCACCGTCTTCTACACCACTCTGTATGCCGGACTGTTTCTGGTGGTGTACGTCCAGCTCTGGCTTCTGTACTTCTACAGACACAAAAGATGGAGTTACCAGAGTGTCTTTCTGTTCCTCTGCCTGCTCTGGGCCGCTCTACGCACCACCCTGTTCTCCTTTTACTTCCATAACGCCCTGGAGGCCAACCACCTACCTGTTGTAGCCTACTGGCTGCTGTACTgcttccctgtctgtctgcagttctTCACGCTCAGCCTTATCAACCTGTATTTTACTAAG GTGTTACTCAAAGTGAGAGAGATTTATAACTCAGAGGTGGACAAAAGACT GTGGCTGGCACGATGCGTGTACGCCGCACTGAGCGCCGTGTTCCTTTGCGTCAACGTGGTCTGCGCCGCTCTCAGAGACGGCGGCGGGTCGGGGAAGCAGACCTGGAATTTGGTCCTTGTTCGAGTTCTAGTCAACGACTCGCTCTTCATCCTGGAAGCGGTGTTACTGGCCGCCTTGCTGCTGCTCCTGACCAGACACTCGCACTCTACCAGCCCCTACCTGATCAGCAAG GGGACCACAGTGTGGCGTACGGCCGCACTGGGAGCTGGAGTGATCTTGTTGTTTGCCAGTCGAGGCTGTTACAACCTGACAGTCCTCATCCTGTCTCAAACCCAACGAGTGGAGTCATTCAACTTTGACTGGTACAACGTCTCTGACCAG gCTGACTTGCGTAATGAACTGGGTGACAGAGGATACCTGGCCTTCGGCATCATCCTCTTCATATGGGAGCTGCTCCCGACCAGTTtgctcatcctcatcttcaGAGTTCGCCGGCCGACTCAAGAG agcagcagcatggcCATCAGCAACAGGGTCCTACCTCGGCCGTATTTCTTCGATGACCCTCAAGGTAGCGATGAGGATGCACCTGTTCCGTGGGCACGCAGTTCACATTCACAGGCGAG CTGGTACGGTTCAGAGACCGCTCCACTCCTGTTTGCCAGCAATATTCCGAACCAGAACCTCCAGCACCACTCACTCTACTCCACCCCCCAGAACTAA
- the hdac3 gene encoding histone deacetylase 3, whose protein sequence is MTNRTSYFYDPDVGNFHYGAGHPMKPHRLSLTHSLVLHYGLYKKMMVFKPYKASQHDMCRFHSEDYIDFLQKVSPNNMQGFTKSLNTFNVGDDCPVFPGLFEFCSRYTGASLQGATQLNHKICDIAINWAGGLHHAKKFEASGFCYVNDIVISILELLKYHPRVLYIDIDIHHGDGVQEAFYLTDRVMTVSFHKYGNYFFPGTGDMYEVGAESGRYYCLNVPLRDGIDDQSYRQLFQPVIKQVVDFYQPTCIVLQCGADSLGCDRLGCFNLSIRGHGECVEFVKSFKIPLLVLGGGGYTVRNVARCWTFETSLLLDESISDELPYSEYFEYFAPDFTLHPDVSTRIENQNSRQYLEQIRQTVFENLKMLNHAPSVQIHDVPSDMLSYERTDEPDPDERGGEENYTRPEAANEFYDGDHDNDKESDVEI, encoded by the exons ATGACCAACAGAACTTCTTATTTCTACGACCCGGACGTGGGAAACTTTCATTACG GTGCTGGTCATCCCATGAAGCCTCACCGTTTGTCTCTGACACACAGTCTGGTGTTGCACTATGGACTCTACAAGAAGATGATG gtGTTTAAACCGTACAAAGCGTCTCAGCACGACATGTGTCGGTTCCACTCTGAAGACTACATCGACTTCCTGCAGAAGGTCAGCCCCAACAACATGCAGGGCTTCACCAAGAGCCTCAACACCTTCAACGTCGGAGACGACTG TCCTGTGTTTCCGGGTCTTTTTGAGTTTTGCTCAAGATACACTGGAGCCTCTTTACAGGGAGCAACACAGCTCAACcacaag ATCTGTGACATCGCCATCAACTGGGCCGGAGGTTTGCATCACGCCAAAAAATTTGAG gccTCTGGGTTTTGTTACGTCAATGACATCGTCATCAGCATACTGGAGCTGCTCAA ATACCACCCCAGGGTTCTATACATCGACATAGACATTCACCATGGTGACGGCGTACAGGAAGCCTTTTACCTGACCGACCGCGTCATGACTGTGTCCTTCCACAAATACGGGAACTACTTTTTCCCAGGAACAG GTGACATGTATGAGGTGGGAGCAGAGAGCGGTCGGTACTACTGCCTCAATGTTCCTCTCAGAGATGGCATCGATGACCAGA gctaCAGGCAGCTGTTCCAGCCCGTTATTAAACAGGTGGTGGACTTTTACCAGCCGACCTGCATCGTTCTACAG TGTGGAGCAGATTCTCTGGGCTGTGACCGACTGGGCTGCTTCAACCTCAGCATACGAGGACACGG TGAGTGCGTGGAGTTCGTGAAGAGTTTTAAGATTCCTCTGCTCGtcctgggaggaggagggtacACGGTGAGGAACGTGGCTCGCTGCTG GACCTTTGAGACGTCTCTGCTATTGGATGAATCCATCAGTGACGAGCTGCCTTATAGCG AGTATTTTGAGTACTTTGCTCCAGACTTCACGCTGCACCCTGACGTCAGCACCAGGATAGAAAACCAGAACTCCAGACAG TACCTGGAGCAGATCCGTCAGACGGTGTTTGAGAACTTGAAGATGCTGAACCACGCGCCCAGCGTCCAGATCCACGACGTACCGTCCGACATGCTGAGCTACGAACGCACCGACGAGCCCGACCCCGACgagagaggaggcgaggaaAACTACACCAG GCCGGAGGCAGCCAATGAGTTCTACGACGGCGATCACGACAACGACAAAGAGAGCGACGTAGAAATTTGA